One genomic region from Chondrinema litorale encodes:
- a CDS encoding FecR family protein yields MIQLIRKYFISRKKSLTYIDFKLGDFLTDEFFKKWVIKPDEESSHFWDKWITNHPEKRREVLQAKQIISSFQYQEVAELSDQDYTDMYEAVMAKTFNPQEESTSYEKKNNWLLNVAAILLTIVGISYLYYWFEYLEERQSTEYVQTQQILTKESPKGIKTTLTLKDGTSVKLNAGSKLHYPDTFTDSIRLVELEGEAFFEVEKSNIPFVVKAGNLKAKVLGTSFNIQNNKEKNEIALVTGKLQVSDQAGNRIMLVPSEMVTYETDGKILKSKFDIESKMAWTRGILFFKDADGKEIFERLENWYGVEIIVDEKFRFSGKYSGTFKNESLHNVLEGIATTSGFHFEIKDKHVIVKPK; encoded by the coding sequence ATGATACAATTGATCAGAAAATATTTTATTTCCCGTAAAAAATCTCTTACCTACATAGATTTTAAACTTGGGGATTTTTTAACAGATGAGTTTTTTAAAAAATGGGTGATTAAACCCGATGAGGAAAGCAGTCATTTTTGGGATAAATGGATTACAAACCATCCTGAAAAGAGGAGGGAAGTTTTACAAGCAAAGCAAATTATCAGCTCATTTCAATATCAAGAAGTTGCCGAACTAAGCGATCAGGATTATACTGATATGTATGAAGCGGTAATGGCTAAAACTTTTAACCCACAAGAAGAATCTACCAGCTATGAAAAAAAGAATAATTGGCTATTGAACGTAGCTGCTATTTTGCTCACCATAGTAGGTATCTCGTATTTGTATTATTGGTTTGAATATTTAGAAGAAAGACAAAGTACAGAATATGTTCAAACCCAGCAGATATTAACTAAAGAAAGTCCAAAAGGAATAAAAACTACACTTACCCTAAAAGATGGAACAAGTGTAAAGTTAAATGCTGGCAGTAAACTCCACTATCCAGACACATTTACTGATAGCATACGACTAGTAGAGTTAGAAGGGGAAGCATTTTTTGAAGTTGAGAAAAGCAATATTCCATTTGTTGTAAAAGCTGGAAACCTGAAAGCAAAGGTGTTGGGTACTTCATTTAACATTCAAAATAACAAAGAGAAAAATGAGATTGCTTTAGTTACTGGCAAGCTGCAAGTTTCAGATCAGGCGGGTAACAGAATTATGCTTGTTCCCAGTGAGATGGTTACCTATGAAACAGATGGTAAGATTCTAAAGAGTAAGTTTGATATAGAAAGTAAAATGGCTTGGACCAGAGGTATTCTGTTTTTTAAAGATGCTGATGGGAAAGAGATTTTTGAAAGGCTTGAAAACTGGTACGGAGTAGAAATAATTGTAGATGAAAAATTCAGGTTTTCTGGCAAATATAGTGGCACATTTAAAAATGAGTCGCTGCATAATGTACTCGAAGGTATTGCGACTACCTCTGGGTTCCACTTCGAAATAAAAGATAAGCATGTAATCGTCAAACCCAAGTAA
- a CDS encoding replication initiation protein — MTKSNPHLVVKSNRLINAKLNGLTLSQIKLIEVLIAQLDKSQGGFHRQRVYLRDFAESVGTKNKNEYQRARFITKSMMKHVIEIYDDKEGLTQVNLFYKIHYPKDKPYIEAIFHPDLLPFLLQLKEQFTSYDIRNTLPLSSLYAIRIYQFLKQYLPIGERRFSVDELKEILGVEQKYKQYYDFKKNVLLIAQKELNEHCDLTFQFKEIKKGRRVEFVKFIIKPKNKFVNASRLSSEEEATIVDELIAMGIAKKQATEYASRFDEQFLREAITYAKERYEKGHVKNLGAYLNTLIENEVKVEAPWSKEQEQEANDKKKQEAALKKQRLMEEKLIATLEQEYQEYIESQIKQLVDNASNRDWEDFYNYVSKNPMIKGRVIKDGKMDREDDNTIFWFRIFISDRLQHNDEKDFIKWAMSKKGYQLRKEGENYKVVARQNQLF; from the coding sequence ATGACAAAGTCTAATCCGCATCTGGTAGTTAAGAGTAACAGGCTGATTAATGCAAAATTAAACGGGCTAACATTATCTCAAATCAAATTGATTGAAGTTTTGATTGCTCAGTTGGATAAAAGTCAGGGTGGATTTCACAGACAGCGAGTTTATTTGAGAGACTTTGCCGAAAGTGTAGGCACCAAAAATAAGAATGAATATCAGCGAGCGCGTTTCATTACCAAGTCGATGATGAAGCACGTAATCGAGATTTATGACGATAAAGAAGGTTTAACTCAAGTAAACTTATTTTATAAGATTCATTACCCCAAAGACAAACCTTATATAGAAGCAATTTTTCACCCAGACCTTTTACCATTCCTACTGCAACTAAAAGAGCAATTTACCTCTTACGATATTCGAAACACATTGCCTCTGAGTAGTTTGTATGCAATTAGAATCTATCAGTTTTTAAAACAGTATTTACCAATAGGAGAAAGACGCTTTTCGGTAGATGAGCTAAAAGAGATTTTAGGAGTTGAGCAGAAGTACAAACAATACTATGATTTTAAAAAGAATGTGTTGCTCATTGCGCAAAAAGAACTCAACGAGCATTGCGATCTTACTTTTCAATTTAAAGAGATTAAAAAAGGTAGAAGGGTAGAGTTTGTGAAGTTTATTATAAAGCCCAAAAACAAATTTGTAAATGCATCTAGGCTAAGTAGTGAAGAGGAGGCAACGATTGTAGATGAATTGATTGCGATGGGTATTGCCAAAAAGCAAGCAACAGAATATGCAAGCAGGTTTGATGAGCAGTTTCTAAGAGAAGCCATTACTTACGCCAAAGAGAGATACGAAAAAGGGCATGTGAAAAATTTAGGTGCTTACCTAAACACTTTGATCGAAAATGAGGTAAAAGTTGAAGCTCCTTGGTCTAAAGAACAAGAACAAGAAGCAAATGATAAAAAGAAACAAGAAGCTGCTTTAAAAAAGCAAAGGTTAATGGAAGAAAAGCTAATTGCTACTTTAGAGCAGGAGTATCAAGAATACATCGAATCGCAAATAAAGCAATTAGTAGATAATGCCAGCAATCGCGATTGGGAAGATTTTTACAATTATGTGTCTAAAAACCCAATGATTAAAGGCCGAGTGATTAAAGATGGTAAAATGGACAGAGAAGATGATAATACTATTTTCTGGTTCAGAATCTTTATTTCAGACAGGTTACAGCATAATGACGAGAAAGATTTTATTAAATGGGCGATGTCTAAAAAAGGATATCAGCTTAGAAAGGAAGGTGAAAATTATAAAGTAGTGGCTCGCCAGAATCAGCTTTTTTAA
- a CDS encoding RNA polymerase sigma factor, which produces MKMKLSQKHTETTKHLSLGNNRTEKLQSAKSLFDYKSDREIWLEFKKGNEAAFNHIYRKYTPSLYNFAYQFTRNKDIIKDSIQNVYISIRRRRDKLSEVNSIKAYLYKAIYREMVKKLEKERKYISNEALTDDLFNIELSFEDKIIGDEITEEIKTKLDKILKQLTNKQKEALLLFYAEGLSYKEVAEVMGLKNSKSARKLIYRALDTARKEVNTGNYFLEIPALIILYAIASQSISQ; this is translated from the coding sequence ATGAAAATGAAACTATCCCAAAAACACACTGAGACTACTAAACATCTGTCTTTAGGTAACAACCGTACAGAAAAATTACAATCTGCAAAATCCCTTTTCGATTATAAATCTGATCGAGAAATTTGGTTAGAGTTTAAAAAAGGTAACGAAGCAGCCTTTAATCACATCTACAGAAAATACACCCCCAGTCTTTACAATTTTGCTTACCAGTTTACCCGAAACAAAGACATTATTAAAGACAGCATCCAAAATGTATATATCAGTATTAGGCGCAGAAGGGATAAGCTTTCTGAGGTAAATTCTATAAAGGCTTATTTGTACAAAGCCATTTACCGCGAAATGGTAAAGAAGCTTGAAAAAGAAAGAAAGTATATATCGAATGAAGCATTAACCGATGATTTATTCAATATCGAGCTCTCTTTTGAAGACAAAATAATTGGCGACGAAATTACCGAAGAGATAAAAACGAAGCTAGATAAAATACTTAAACAGCTTACCAATAAGCAAAAGGAGGCACTTCTATTATTTTATGCAGAAGGTTTGTCTTATAAAGAAGTGGCAGAAGTGATGGGATTAAAGAATAGTAAATCTGCCAGAAAACTCATCTACAGGGCACTGGATACAGCCAGAAAAGAAGTAAATACAGGCAATTACTTCTTAGAGATACCAGCCTTAATAATTTTATATGCCATTGCCAGTCAGTCTATTTCACAATGA
- the dinD gene encoding DNA damage-inducible protein D codes for MNSKRIEQLQQLFESKVKYVEEVEFWEGRELQELLGYSLWQNFQKVIEKGKIACENTGMSISDHFIDVNKMIEVGKGGKRKIADLMLSRYACYLIAQNGDPRKEIIAFAQSYFAFQTRKQELLQKHIKESERIRAYQKLGESEAKLGEIIRGQGLDRQGFARVMERGQKALFGGKSTIEIKNAMGVPEKRQLRDYLPTITIKAKDLANELTQFNILRDELEGEDEIGAQHESSNKDIRDALTRQNVHPESLPIEEDIRRVRKQLKHDESKNLNDKKKKK; via the coding sequence ATGAATAGCAAAAGAATTGAACAACTTCAGCAATTATTTGAATCCAAGGTAAAGTATGTAGAAGAAGTTGAATTTTGGGAAGGCAGAGAATTGCAGGAGTTACTAGGATATAGCCTGTGGCAAAACTTTCAAAAAGTAATTGAGAAAGGTAAAATTGCTTGCGAAAACACCGGTATGAGTATTTCAGATCATTTTATTGATGTCAATAAGATGATCGAAGTTGGTAAAGGAGGTAAGCGAAAAATTGCCGATTTAATGCTTTCGAGATATGCTTGTTATCTTATTGCCCAAAACGGAGACCCAAGAAAAGAGATTATTGCATTTGCCCAAAGTTACTTTGCTTTCCAAACCAGAAAGCAAGAGTTATTGCAAAAACACATCAAAGAATCGGAAAGAATAAGAGCATACCAGAAGTTGGGAGAAAGCGAGGCTAAACTTGGTGAGATTATTAGAGGGCAGGGTTTAGACAGACAAGGTTTTGCAAGAGTAATGGAAAGAGGGCAAAAAGCTTTGTTTGGTGGCAAATCGACCATAGAAATTAAAAATGCCATGGGTGTGCCCGAAAAGCGCCAATTGAGAGATTACTTGCCAACCATTACTATAAAAGCGAAAGATTTGGCAAATGAACTTACTCAGTTTAATATTTTGAGAGATGAGCTAGAAGGAGAAGACGAAATTGGAGCTCAACACGAAAGTAGTAATAAAGATATTCGAGATGCATTAACAAGACAAAATGTGCATCCGGAGAGTTTGCCAATTGAAGAAGATATAAGAAGAGTACGAAAACAATTAAAGCACGATGAGTCGAAAAACCTAAACGATAAGAAAAAGAAGAAGTAA
- a CDS encoding GntR family transcriptional regulator, whose product MNKFLTPEPQISNSSIVPKYKQVAQNIIERISTGELKAGDKLPSISQSSIDFLLARDTIGKAYSKLQEDGFIYSVYRNGFFVTSKSEKLKVKVCLITGEITEAVKNIYNSLLKELDAKVKISIYLHKHKESELKNILDKCQLQAYQYYIVFPNLFIDDADTSKLLKEIPPKKLILIDKQLQGIQGNYSCFYKDLFSDFQEIYTAKPAKFKSYKNFNLVLPEEYFPFEVITSFKLFCKSQKLEYCIKDGIEDGVSKGNLYFIISEIDLVNLIKVAERNNLKIGEDIGIISLYDKPYKELLGGGITSIDYNYDDIGEEIADLITSNRTGQFRAFAQINIRGSF is encoded by the coding sequence ATGAACAAATTCCTTACACCCGAACCACAGATTAGTAATTCTTCCATTGTGCCAAAATACAAACAGGTGGCACAAAACATTATCGAAAGAATATCTACTGGTGAATTGAAAGCTGGAGATAAATTGCCATCTATAAGTCAATCGAGTATAGACTTTTTACTTGCCAGAGATACCATTGGCAAAGCTTACAGTAAGTTGCAAGAAGACGGCTTTATCTATTCAGTTTACCGAAATGGATTCTTTGTAACCAGTAAAAGTGAAAAGCTTAAAGTGAAAGTTTGCCTGATTACTGGTGAGATTACAGAAGCTGTTAAAAACATTTACAACTCTCTTTTAAAAGAGCTTGATGCTAAGGTTAAAATTTCTATTTACCTGCACAAACACAAAGAAAGCGAATTGAAGAATATTCTGGATAAGTGCCAGCTTCAGGCTTATCAGTATTACATTGTTTTTCCAAACCTATTTATAGATGATGCTGATACCTCTAAATTACTTAAGGAAATCCCCCCTAAAAAACTGATACTTATAGACAAACAACTACAAGGTATTCAAGGTAATTACTCTTGCTTTTACAAAGATTTATTTAGTGATTTTCAAGAGATTTATACTGCCAAACCCGCTAAATTTAAAAGCTATAAAAACTTTAATTTGGTGTTGCCAGAAGAGTATTTCCCTTTCGAAGTAATTACTTCATTTAAACTATTTTGCAAATCTCAAAAACTAGAATACTGCATTAAAGATGGAATTGAAGATGGAGTTTCAAAAGGCAATTTGTATTTTATTATTTCTGAGATTGATCTGGTAAACCTGATAAAAGTAGCTGAAAGAAACAATCTTAAAATTGGAGAAGATATCGGTATTATCTCATTGTACGACAAGCCATATAAAGAATTACTAGGCGGAGGAATTACATCTATAGATTACAACTACGATGATATTGGAGAAGAAATCGCAGATTTGATTACTTCTAACAGAACTGGACAATTTAGAGCTTTTGCTCAAATAAATATTAGAGGTTCTTTTTAA
- a CDS encoding SusC/RagA family TonB-linked outer membrane protein: protein MSILKQIIMMSKYMLYGIFLQAFFCGMLLANEGNAQKESIHDIYLAVSFNNETLKNAIEKIERETSFSFTYNNAFVDVNKAVSVNLKKRSLADLLKDISKQAGVQFTRINNNIHVAKREGPNTVKEVQIAQQDKTITGVVISGEDAEPLPGVSVIIKGTSIGTTTNLNGEYKLSINSNDDVLVYSYIGFMSQEIAVGAKSTIDVSLEVDMQQLDEVVVIGFGERNKKDLTGSISTVGAESIEKIGMTSPQFALQGNTTGVRVVNTSGNPNEAPQIFVRGIGTWNGDSQPLYVIDGQIIEPPRAGNEDVIGGGGLSTPPNLFNLINPNDIESISVLKDASAAAVYGSRAANGVVLITTKRGKEGAPVVELNTRTGFQNIPTYDLLNTEQFVNLTREMYNNNTNPDITIEEDLYGRNEPEDAIRLTSYNPQFDPQSPYYISDVTTYDWQDDLVNKNAVSQSYDVKVSGATERVDYYVSAGLFDQEGMIYGNNLRRYTGAVNVNVKVTDWLKTGINYKYTNQVSQLNVSDLQEIADVSPWQPLRDPSHPTGYAPVIDPYLLTDTWTPLKIYGQGSNVNYLAITDLNYRDFSIDRSLGQFYAELKPIKDLTIRGSLNLDYTQQDRYSLSRYSTNIFRPTGIDPATEAANAPNSLGQMEHRINNIFNFQSDLMLTYDKLFGTKHRLTLTAAVQDQRHTLETENLSTENLTNISDDPKRVGFGSDNANNNSFYGWGQRFWFGYVARSSYVYDSKYYLDFSFRRDASNGFDDDYRWGNFYSVSGAWRISSEPFFESVTFIDDLKLRGGWGQAGNDQAAVGSYAFLSSVNTGISTYRWGSGNGDPIGNMSLGAVVADFPNSSLTWEIATTTYAGFDALLMNNKINLTVEWYNRITSGILQRVNLPLSVGTNNPLFNIGELRNTGIDLQLGWNDNIGAFNYGITGNISFVQNEVTKLYQSQPLTTDFGRVEEGRSIGHLWGYRVGGIFQSQDEIDAYYSQYEDQIVGNTDYVEAGDLYFQDLGGDPTDAEPFYSTTPDGKLNSYDQTELGNTIPGYTYGLNLNVSWKGIDLSLSFYGEGDVDKYNAVRRRFEGMSGAGTNYFATTLNRWTPSNTNTMMPRAVVGDPASNARYSDRWVESAAFFRLNNWQLGYSLPDVLLQKVNYTVKSLRVYVGGQNNLYWFKWGGIDPVNDEFPLPKAVNFGLNAKF from the coding sequence ATGAGTATACTAAAACAAATTATTATGATGTCTAAATACATGTTGTATGGCATCTTCCTACAGGCATTTTTTTGTGGGATGCTTCTGGCGAATGAGGGCAACGCTCAGAAAGAAAGCATACATGATATTTATCTGGCAGTTTCATTTAATAATGAAACATTAAAAAATGCTATAGAGAAAATAGAGCGTGAGACTTCGTTCAGCTTTACTTATAACAATGCATTTGTTGATGTAAATAAAGCAGTGAGTGTAAATCTTAAAAAACGTTCGCTTGCAGATTTGCTTAAAGATATTTCTAAACAAGCAGGTGTGCAGTTTACTAGAATAAACAACAACATTCATGTAGCTAAAAGGGAAGGACCTAATACTGTAAAAGAGGTACAAATAGCTCAACAAGATAAAACTATAACAGGAGTAGTTATATCGGGAGAAGATGCTGAGCCTTTGCCAGGTGTAAGTGTAATTATTAAAGGAACCTCAATCGGAACAACAACCAACCTAAATGGAGAATACAAACTCAGTATAAATAGTAATGATGATGTATTGGTGTATTCCTACATTGGATTTATGTCGCAAGAAATTGCAGTGGGAGCAAAAAGTACTATCGATGTATCTCTTGAGGTGGATATGCAGCAACTAGACGAAGTAGTTGTTATTGGTTTTGGTGAAAGAAATAAAAAAGACTTAACTGGTTCAATATCTACGGTTGGTGCAGAATCAATCGAAAAAATCGGGATGACCTCACCGCAATTTGCCTTACAGGGAAATACAACAGGTGTGCGCGTAGTAAATACCAGTGGTAACCCAAATGAAGCTCCTCAAATTTTTGTGCGTGGTATTGGTACTTGGAATGGTGACTCTCAACCATTGTATGTAATCGATGGACAAATTATTGAACCACCAAGAGCTGGAAACGAAGATGTAATTGGTGGTGGTGGTTTAAGTACTCCTCCAAACCTTTTCAACCTCATTAACCCCAATGATATTGAATCAATCTCAGTCTTGAAAGATGCATCAGCAGCGGCTGTTTATGGTAGTAGAGCGGCAAATGGTGTGGTTTTAATTACAACTAAAAGAGGTAAAGAAGGTGCGCCGGTAGTAGAACTTAATACAAGAACTGGTTTTCAAAATATACCAACTTACGATTTGCTTAACACAGAGCAATTTGTAAACCTCACAAGGGAGATGTACAACAACAATACAAATCCAGATATTACCATCGAAGAAGATTTATATGGTCGTAATGAGCCAGAAGATGCAATTAGATTAACTAGTTACAACCCTCAGTTTGACCCACAAAGCCCGTATTACATTAGTGATGTTACAACTTACGATTGGCAAGATGATCTGGTAAATAAAAATGCTGTTTCTCAGTCTTACGACGTAAAAGTTTCTGGGGCAACAGAAAGAGTTGACTACTATGTTTCTGCTGGTTTGTTTGATCAAGAGGGGATGATATATGGCAATAATCTGAGAAGATATACCGGAGCTGTAAATGTAAATGTGAAAGTGACAGACTGGTTAAAAACAGGCATTAACTATAAATACACCAATCAGGTTTCTCAACTGAATGTATCAGATTTACAAGAAATTGCAGATGTTTCACCTTGGCAGCCATTAAGAGACCCATCACATCCTACGGGTTATGCACCAGTAATTGATCCTTATTTGCTTACCGATACTTGGACTCCATTAAAAATTTACGGTCAGGGTTCTAATGTAAACTATCTGGCAATTACAGATTTAAACTACAGAGACTTCTCTATCGATAGAAGTTTGGGACAATTCTATGCCGAGTTAAAACCAATTAAAGATTTAACCATTAGAGGTAGTTTAAACTTAGATTATACCCAACAAGATAGGTATAGTCTTTCAAGATATTCCACTAATATCTTTAGACCAACAGGTATTGATCCAGCTACTGAGGCAGCAAATGCCCCTAATAGTTTAGGTCAGATGGAACATAGAATCAATAACATCTTCAACTTTCAGTCTGACTTAATGCTTACATACGATAAGCTTTTTGGTACCAAACACAGATTAACTTTAACGGCTGCGGTACAAGATCAGCGACACACATTAGAAACGGAAAACCTGAGTACAGAGAATCTTACCAACATCAGCGATGACCCTAAGCGTGTAGGTTTTGGAAGCGACAATGCAAACAATAACTCATTCTACGGTTGGGGACAACGTTTTTGGTTTGGTTATGTAGCCAGATCGAGCTATGTGTACGACAGCAAGTATTATTTAGACTTCTCATTTAGAAGAGATGCTAGTAATGGTTTTGATGATGATTATCGTTGGGGTAATTTCTACTCTGTATCAGGTGCATGGAGAATTAGCAGTGAGCCATTCTTCGAGTCTGTAACTTTTATAGATGATTTAAAACTTCGTGGTGGTTGGGGACAAGCTGGTAACGACCAAGCGGCAGTTGGTTCTTATGCATTCTTATCTAGCGTAAACACTGGTATTTCTACTTATCGTTGGGGTTCAGGTAATGGCGACCCAATTGGTAATATGAGTTTAGGTGCTGTAGTTGCAGATTTCCCTAACTCGTCTTTAACTTGGGAAATTGCCACAACTACTTATGCAGGTTTTGATGCATTGTTGATGAATAATAAAATCAACCTTACTGTAGAATGGTACAACAGAATTACCAGTGGTATTTTACAGCGTGTAAACTTGCCATTAAGTGTAGGAACCAACAATCCATTATTCAATATAGGTGAGTTGAGAAATACAGGTATTGACCTACAATTAGGATGGAATGATAACATTGGTGCATTCAATTATGGCATTACTGGAAATATCAGTTTTGTACAAAACGAAGTGACAAAACTCTATCAGAGCCAACCGCTAACTACCGATTTCGGAAGAGTAGAAGAAGGTAGATCAATAGGCCACCTTTGGGGCTATCGTGTAGGAGGAATCTTCCAGTCTCAGGATGAAATAGATGCTTACTACTCACAATACGAAGATCAGATAGTTGGCAACACAGATTATGTAGAGGCAGGCGATTTATATTTTCAAGATTTGGGTGGAGATCCAACAGATGCTGAGCCTTTCTACAGTACCACACCAGATGGTAAATTGAATAGCTACGATCAAACAGAGCTTGGTAATACCATTCCCGGTTATACTTATGGTTTAAATCTAAATGTTTCTTGGAAAGGTATCGACTTATCATTGAGTTTTTATGGAGAAGGTGATGTAGATAAATACAATGCGGTAAGGAGAAGGTTTGAAGGCATGTCTGGTGCGGGCACCAATTATTTTGCAACTACCTTAAACCGCTGGACTCCAAGTAATACCAATACCATGATGCCAAGAGCAGTTGTAGGAGACCCTGCTAGTAATGCCAGATATTCAGACCGTTGGGTAGAAAGTGCTGCATTTTTCAGGTTAAATAACTGGCAATTAGGTTACAGCCTTCCTGATGTGCTGCTTCAAAAAGTGAATTATACTGTAAAATCTTTAAGAGTTTATGTTGGAGGCCAAAACAACTTGTATTGGTTTAAATGGGGTGGAATCGATCCTGTTAACGATGAGTTTCCACTGCCAAAAGCAGTCAACTTTGGTCTAAATGCAAAATTCTAA
- a CDS encoding membrane or secreted protein, whose translation MRSLKLLSALVLFFIASTLQAQSIKDKLQGSWKSKKKADGREVTQLLLVSGDFFSLTEYASVDGDFISTKGGSWKADGDEIVLTVEFDTKNADQVGKEEIAQVKVNGKNLKSESEYLGSTGWFNLDRGASTALTNPWLITGRERDGEITRRTGDSPRKTMKILTGTHFQWIAFNTETGEFFGTGGGRYSAKDGVYTENIEFFSRDKSRVGAALTFNFEVDGKDWHHKGKSSKGDPIYEIWSVREIPAE comes from the coding sequence ATGAGATCATTGAAACTATTATCAGCATTAGTATTATTTTTTATTGCCTCAACTTTACAGGCACAATCTATAAAAGACAAATTACAAGGTTCGTGGAAAAGTAAAAAGAAAGCAGATGGGCGAGAAGTTACTCAGTTACTTTTGGTGAGTGGAGACTTTTTCTCTCTTACTGAGTATGCTTCAGTAGATGGTGACTTTATATCAACCAAAGGAGGTAGTTGGAAAGCAGATGGAGATGAGATTGTTTTAACGGTAGAATTCGATACAAAAAATGCTGATCAGGTAGGTAAAGAAGAAATAGCTCAAGTGAAAGTGAACGGGAAAAACCTAAAATCAGAAAGTGAATATTTGGGCTCAACAGGATGGTTTAATTTAGATAGAGGTGCATCAACCGCTTTAACAAATCCTTGGTTAATTACTGGTAGAGAGCGAGATGGAGAAATTACACGTAGAACTGGTGATAGCCCGCGTAAAACAATGAAAATTCTTACTGGTACTCATTTTCAATGGATTGCTTTTAATACAGAAACTGGAGAGTTTTTTGGCACAGGTGGAGGACGTTATTCAGCTAAAGATGGCGTTTATACAGAAAATATTGAATTCTTCTCAAGAGATAAAAGTAGAGTAGGTGCTGCCTTAACTTTTAACTTTGAAGTAGACGGCAAAGACTGGCACCACAAAGGTAAAAGCAGTAAAGGTGATCCGATTTATGAGATTTGGTCGGTAAGAGAAATACCTGCTGAATAG
- a CDS encoding RagB/SusD family nutrient uptake outer membrane protein, which produces MKAKIKIFAIVWLTICFGCNPELVDNPSLAPTEEDYFSNATEFRTQLTSAYAAIYDHYHFAAPSFTFNGWVAGTWLLPGDDLTETNAARTSVELFDGTLNPTNQQVSFVFQACYKMISRANVTIEKVRTIDYSTYDGADEITMMEGEALFLRAYAYFKLFNVFGSVPIVTDRILSEEETNTPKSPAIEVLGQVIEDTKAAIEVLPEEWDPMYLGRIDKNAARGLLAKALVFRGDYEGNTADYQEALTVFNTITATLVDSYLDNFSAYTENNAESLFEVQASVPSSGNNNLSLHNDGAWRGVENMSVYRGYMMEFGGRGDFNDASSTKFLVTDKLRDSFGDDPRLSVFSNPEDGFEGKIFQKYNKPDGVNELSGFNGGSVNNERVLRYADLVLIAAEAALKTGNASQAISLINQIRTRARLWGESSGDGDGVIPADYSEGESDTNTVMQWIMNERFIELAGEGQRWWDLKRWHVAGDMNISGWDGSDANFSTNLASPVQFDVDKHLLFPIPQSEIERNSAITENNPGY; this is translated from the coding sequence ATGAAAGCGAAAATAAAAATATTTGCAATAGTGTGGTTAACCATCTGCTTTGGTTGTAATCCCGAATTGGTTGATAATCCGTCGTTAGCGCCAACAGAAGAGGATTATTTCTCTAATGCTACCGAGTTTAGAACACAGTTAACCAGTGCTTATGCAGCAATTTATGACCATTACCACTTTGCTGCTCCGTCATTCACTTTTAATGGTTGGGTAGCCGGAACATGGCTGCTACCTGGTGACGACCTCACAGAAACGAATGCTGCCAGAACAAGTGTAGAACTGTTTGATGGTACACTGAACCCAACAAACCAGCAAGTTAGCTTTGTGTTTCAGGCATGTTATAAAATGATCTCAAGAGCCAATGTAACTATCGAAAAAGTAAGAACTATAGACTACTCAACTTACGATGGGGCTGATGAAATTACTATGATGGAAGGAGAAGCCTTGTTTTTGAGGGCTTATGCTTACTTTAAGTTGTTTAACGTATTTGGTTCAGTGCCAATAGTTACCGATAGAATACTTTCAGAAGAAGAAACAAACACACCTAAAAGCCCAGCTATTGAAGTACTAGGTCAGGTAATAGAAGATACCAAAGCAGCCATTGAAGTACTACCTGAAGAATGGGACCCAATGTATTTAGGTAGAATTGATAAAAATGCAGCTAGAGGTTTGTTGGCAAAAGCATTGGTTTTTAGAGGCGACTACGAAGGAAATACTGCTGATTATCAAGAAGCACTAACAGTTTTCAATACCATTACAGCTACTTTAGTCGATAGCTATCTTGACAATTTTAGTGCATATACTGAGAATAATGCCGAATCACTTTTTGAGGTACAAGCCTCAGTGCCTAGTAGTGGGAATAATAACCTTTCACTGCATAACGATGGTGCTTGGAGAGGTGTAGAAAATATGAGTGTATACAGAGGATATATGATGGAGTTTGGGGGTAGAGGTGATTTTAATGATGCATCGAGTACAAAGTTTTTAGTGACAGATAAGTTAAGAGACAGCTTTGGAGATGACCCTAGGCTTTCAGTTTTCTCTAATCCAGAAGATGGTTTCGAAGGTAAAATCTTCCAAAAGTATAACAAGCCAGATGGTGTAAACGAGCTTTCAGGTTTTAATGGTGGCTCAGTGAACAACGAGCGTGTTTTACGCTATGCAGATTTGGTATTAATCGCAGCAGAAGCCGCATTAAAAACCGGTAATGCTTCACAAGCAATTAGTTTGATTAATCAGATTAGAACAAGGGCTAGACTTTGGGGAGAATCTTCTGGCGATGGCGATGGTGTAATTCCGGCAGATTATTCAGAAGGTGAGTCTGATACTAATACAGTGATGCAATGGATAATGAATGAGCGATTTATAGAACTCGCAGGTGAAGGACAACGCTGGTGGGATTTAAAGCGCTGGCATGTAGCTGGTGATATGAATATTTCTGGTTGGGATGGTAGCGATGCCAACTTTAGTACAAATCTGGCTTCGCCAGTACAGTTTGATGTAGATAAACATTTGTTATTTCCGATTCCACAATCAGAAATAGAAAGAAACAGTGCAATAACCGAAAATAACCCTGGCTATTAA